One Papaver somniferum cultivar HN1 chromosome 10, ASM357369v1, whole genome shotgun sequence genomic window carries:
- the LOC113316706 gene encoding LOW QUALITY PROTEIN: plant intracellular Ras-group-related LRR protein 8-like (The sequence of the model RefSeq protein was modified relative to this genomic sequence to represent the inferred CDS: substituted 2 bases at 2 genomic stop codons): protein MRSSSLLLRRSLILKVIPEKVWGCGSSLRVLDISRNSIHEIPSQIGSLNSIQVYALVYTIGFIRFEGDCNFIMFVIFRAICILCSLTSLPSXLGGLVSLTXLHVANNKLTNFPRLEILKVNNNRISSVPSNIGNCVSLVEVGLISNLLVDLPDTVGSLRNLEALHLSNNGLKSLHSMLFKLCTQLTTLDLHNTEITIDILNQFEGWESFDERHRLKHQKQLDFRVGSSGVFDECADKD from the exons ATGAGGAGCAGCAGTTTGCTGCTGAGGAGATCTCTTATATTGAAGGTCATACCTGAAAAAGTATGGGGTTGTGGGTCTTCCTTAAGAGTGTTGGATATAAGTAGAAATTCTATTCATGAAATTCCTTCTCAGATTGGTTCTTTAAACTCAATCCAGGTATACGCTTTAGTATATACTATTGGTTTTATTCGATTTGAAGGGGATTGTAATTTTATTATGTTTGTAATTTTTCGTGCTATATGTATCTTGTGCAGTTTAACTTCATTACCGTCTTGATTGGGTGGTTTGGTCTCTCTAACATAACTTCATGTTGCAAACAACAAGCTGACTAATTTTCCACGTCTGGAAATCTTGAAAGTAAATAACAACAG GATAAGCTCAGTTCCGTCGAATATAGGGAATTGTGTCTCCCTTGTCGAGgtgg GGTTGATCTCAAATCTCTTGGTAGACTTGCCTGACACAGTTGGGAGTTTACGGAATCTTGAG GCTCTGCATCTGAGTAATAATGGCCTCAAATCCCTTCATTCGATGCTATTCAAACTGTGCACCCAGCTCACTACTCTTGATCTTCATAATACAGAAATCACAATTGATATTCTCAATCAG TTTGAAGGGTGGGAAAGTTTTGATGAGCGTCATAGATTAAAGCATCAGAAGCAACTAGATTTTAGAGTTGGAAGTTCTGGTGTGTTTGATGAATGTGCTGATAAAGATTAA